The following proteins come from a genomic window of Flavobacterium crocinum:
- a CDS encoding RNA methyltransferase, with protein sequence MNDNFTNEYFGIGIQNGKTPENLGVLWRSAQNLGATFIFTIGNRYAKQACYTHDAVKAIPYFHYETFEAFFENLPKGARLVGVELTDKAVDLETFEHPRRCVYLLGAEDHGLSKKSMEKCHHLVKFKSVKSLNVAVAGTIIMYDRNLPKPRS encoded by the coding sequence ATGAATGATAATTTTACAAATGAGTATTTCGGGATAGGAATACAAAATGGTAAAACGCCCGAAAACCTGGGTGTTTTATGGCGATCTGCTCAAAACTTAGGAGCCACTTTTATATTTACCATTGGTAATCGATACGCAAAACAGGCTTGTTATACACACGATGCTGTAAAAGCAATTCCTTATTTTCATTACGAAACTTTCGAAGCTTTTTTTGAAAATCTACCAAAAGGAGCTCGATTAGTTGGTGTTGAACTAACTGATAAAGCTGTAGATCTGGAAACTTTTGAACATCCCAGACGTTGTGTTTATCTGTTGGGAGCAGAAGATCACGGCCTGTCTAAAAAATCTATGGAAAAATGCCATCATTTAGTAAAATTTAAATCGGTAAAAAGTTTAAATGTGGCTGTTGCAGGAACTATTATTATGTATGATCGAAATTTACCTAAACCACGCTCTTAA